A part of Helicobacter fennelliae genomic DNA contains:
- a CDS encoding chemotaxis protein CheW — MSDDKMKNIFEQQRQQLTSTSSGQDDADEVLQVIGFVVGNEEFSVPILNVIEIVKPIEYTRVPGTPPYVLGVFNLRGNVYPLINLRLNFGMQAIKQDKDTRYLVIRQNDDIAGFVIDKLTAAITLPQSVIDPVPETLASNQAGLISGVGKREDHLITILKIDALLKRDF; from the coding sequence ATGAGTGATGATAAAATGAAAAATATCTTTGAGCAACAAAGACAGCAGCTTACTAGTACAAGCAGTGGGCAAGATGACGCAGATGAAGTGCTTCAAGTTATTGGTTTTGTGGTTGGCAATGAGGAATTCTCGGTGCCAATCCTCAATGTTATTGAGATTGTCAAGCCCATAGAATACACAAGGGTTCCCGGAACTCCTCCGTATGTGCTTGGGGTTTTTAATCTCCGCGGAAATGTATATCCGCTTATCAATCTTAGGCTTAATTTTGGAATGCAGGCAATCAAACAAGATAAAGATACGCGATACCTTGTTATCCGCCAAAATGATGATATTGCTGGATTTGTAATCGATAAGCTCACAGCAGCTATCACACTACCTCAATCTGTGATCGATCCTGTGCCAGAGACATTAGCTAGCAATCAAGCAGGCTTAATAAGTGGCGTCGGCAAACGAGAAGATCATCTTATCACAATCCTAAAAATAGATGCTTTACTTAAAAGAGATTTTTAG
- a CDS encoding methyl-accepting chemotaxis protein: MLQTFRAKMIFTLSLFLVVGVCGLVVLLKYNFTNLAMTEAKQTSDMLSQSIFYTIREGMNTGSREAIEESITSSKSIPGIEDIVVYQSESVKELFGLQDSIVPTEIAQEVFQTKQAKIQNLEQDGSHFVILHKPLIAQESCLNCHANAQKDEVLGVMKLHISLDDLHHSIAQSMYWVISCTIVAYFLAILGLWIFFEKELIRPLAVLKNMAKDLTSTKEADLTKRIFIKTKDEVGSTSLFFNQFVENIQNTIKITKNVSLESVDSISGLQQISLKLSQNSNIQAEHIDSIDVLAKNIFSQTGSVKDEIQTTLQDIEHTQNVLDGFVHKLQNVVDQIQSTSQNQEEIMERSHILAENVQQTKQVLSVISKIAEQTNLLALNAAIEAMRAGEHGRGFAVVADNVRELATSTQKAINEIATAMNIMVQSVAEVNQDINRSSEETKQISIQTSEMIEEANKTKSFLANTKESSHRIYEKNNEVVQNTAQLETKMEQITAISIQTKEFGTKVESIVKSVLQKTKSLDEAISNFKT, encoded by the coding sequence GTGTTACAGACATTTCGTGCAAAAATGATTTTTACTTTGAGTTTGTTTCTTGTGGTTGGCGTGTGTGGTTTGGTCGTGCTTTTGAAATATAATTTCACAAATCTTGCGATGACAGAAGCCAAGCAAACATCAGATATGTTGAGTCAATCAATTTTTTATACAATCCGAGAAGGTATGAATACAGGCTCAAGAGAAGCGATTGAAGAAAGTATCACCTCATCAAAAAGCATACCCGGTATAGAAGATATTGTCGTGTATCAATCTGAAAGTGTAAAAGAGCTTTTTGGACTTCAAGATTCTATTGTCCCGACAGAAATAGCACAAGAAGTATTCCAAACCAAACAAGCCAAAATACAAAATCTCGAACAAGATGGTAGCCATTTTGTGATATTGCATAAGCCACTCATCGCTCAAGAAAGCTGTCTGAATTGCCACGCAAACGCGCAAAAAGATGAAGTTTTGGGCGTGATGAAGCTTCACATTTCACTTGATGATTTGCACCATTCTATCGCTCAAAGTATGTATTGGGTTATTAGTTGCACGATTGTGGCGTACTTTTTGGCGATTTTGGGGTTATGGATATTTTTTGAAAAAGAGCTTATTCGTCCATTAGCAGTGCTTAAAAATATGGCAAAAGATCTCACAAGCACGAAAGAAGCGGATTTGACAAAGCGCATTTTTATCAAAACCAAAGATGAAGTCGGAAGCACTTCGCTATTTTTTAATCAATTTGTCGAAAATATCCAAAACACCATAAAAATCACCAAAAATGTATCTCTTGAGAGCGTGGATAGCATTTCTGGATTGCAGCAGATTTCACTCAAACTCTCTCAAAATTCAAACATTCAAGCCGAGCATATAGATTCTATTGATGTGCTTGCTAAAAATATATTTTCACAAACAGGATCAGTCAAAGACGAAATCCAAACTACCCTGCAAGATATAGAACACACTCAAAATGTCTTAGATGGATTTGTGCATAAGCTCCAAAATGTAGTCGATCAGATCCAAAGCACAAGCCAAAATCAAGAAGAAATTATGGAGCGATCGCATATACTTGCAGAAAATGTCCAGCAGACAAAACAAGTGCTTTCAGTGATTTCCAAAATCGCCGAACAAACCAATCTTTTAGCCCTTAATGCAGCCATTGAAGCAATGCGGGCGGGCGAGCATGGAAGAGGATTTGCAGTTGTGGCTGATAATGTCCGCGAGCTTGCGACATCAACACAAAAAGCCATCAATGAAATAGCCACAGCAATGAATATCATGGTGCAAAGCGTGGCTGAAGTCAATCAAGACATTAACCGATCAAGCGAAGAAACCAAACAAATCTCCATTCAAACAAGTGAAATGATAGAAGAAGCTAACAAGACAAAATCATTTTTGGCAAACACAAAAGAATCTTCACACAGAATCTATGAAAAAAATAATGAGGTCGTCCAAAACACAGCACAGCTTGAAACAAAAATGGAACAAATTACAGCGATTTCTATCCAAACCAAAGAATTTGGCACAAAAGTAGAATCTATCGTTAAAAGCGTCTTGCAAAAGACAAAAAGTCTTGATGAAGCGATTTCTAACTTTAAAACTTAA
- a CDS encoding hybrid sensor histidine kinase/response regulator yields the protein MDDMQEIMEDFLIEAFEMVEQLDQDLVELESNPEDLDLLNRIFRVAHTIKGSSSFLNFDILTSLTHNMEDVLNKARKGELKITPDIMDVVLVSVDLMKALLKVIQESGTDANSGIDITDVVKKLQAISQGTNQDTNSSSQESPAPQASESKAESKATTQPKQEESPAPASSDDNPLADEPDKDYAHMSAEQVEAEIDRLLKKRQEADKQKRAEKKASEQVADTQAPKPEHPANNEAPAHASPRPAATKDESKNIATAVEQTVRVDVRRLDHLMNLIGELVLGKNRLIRIYSEVEERYDGEKFLEELNQVVSSVSSVTTDLQLAVMKTRMQPVGKVFNKFPRMVRDLSRDLKKNIDLVITGEETELDKSIVEEIGDPLIHIIRNSCDHGIETPEERQTLGKPEVGRVDLKAYNEGNHIVIEITDDGHGLDPDFLKQKAIEKGLISEKEADNMSDKEALGIIFKPGFSTSKTITNVSGRGVGMDVVKTNVEKLNGIIEIDSEKGVGTTFKLKIPLTLAIMQTLLVGTQEEYYAIPLSSVVETVRIGQDEIYTVDGKSVLRLRDEVLSLVRLADIFGVSSVLEATSEVYVVIIALAEQKLGIIVDYLIGQEEAVIKSLGYYLKNTRGIAGATVRGDGKITLIVDVAAMIDMAKEIKVSINKMMEEAQNTKVKSSPADYVVLAIDDSNTDRAIMKKCLKTLGVTILEASNGLEGLEIVKNSDKPIDAVLVDIEMPKMDGYTFASEVRKYNKFKSLPLIAVTSRTSKTDRMRGVESGMTEYITKPYTPEYLINVVKRNINLVTGE from the coding sequence ATGGATGATATGCAAGAAATAATGGAAGATTTTTTAATCGAAGCATTTGAAATGGTAGAACAGCTCGATCAGGATTTGGTTGAACTAGAAAGCAACCCCGAAGACCTCGATCTTCTCAATCGTATCTTTAGAGTAGCTCACACAATCAAAGGTTCAAGCTCATTTTTGAATTTTGATATTTTGACAAGCCTCACTCATAATATGGAAGATGTCCTCAACAAAGCACGAAAAGGCGAACTCAAAATAACGCCAGACATTATGGATGTTGTGTTGGTTTCCGTAGATTTGATGAAAGCCTTGCTAAAAGTCATTCAAGAATCTGGAACAGACGCAAATAGCGGTATTGACATAACTGATGTGGTGAAAAAACTTCAAGCCATTTCTCAAGGCACAAATCAAGATACAAATAGTAGCTCTCAAGAATCACCCGCACCTCAAGCTTCAGAATCTAAAGCAGAATCCAAAGCGACAACTCAACCCAAACAAGAAGAATCACCCGCACCTGCTTCTTCAGACGATAATCCTTTGGCAGATGAGCCAGACAAAGACTACGCACACATGAGTGCCGAGCAAGTCGAAGCAGAGATAGATAGACTACTCAAAAAGCGACAAGAAGCTGATAAACAAAAACGAGCCGAAAAGAAAGCAAGCGAACAAGTAGCAGACACTCAAGCTCCAAAACCAGAACATCCAGCAAATAACGAAGCTCCAGCCCATGCTTCACCTAGACCAGCAGCCACAAAAGATGAGAGCAAAAATATAGCAACTGCTGTTGAGCAAACCGTGCGCGTTGATGTGCGAAGGCTTGATCATTTGATGAATCTTATCGGTGAGCTTGTGCTTGGCAAAAACCGACTTATCAGAATCTATAGCGAAGTCGAGGAACGTTATGATGGCGAGAAATTTTTAGAAGAGCTCAATCAAGTTGTCTCCTCTGTCTCAAGCGTTACAACAGATTTACAACTTGCTGTGATGAAAACTAGAATGCAGCCTGTTGGCAAAGTGTTTAATAAATTTCCACGAATGGTTCGGGATCTCTCAAGAGATTTAAAGAAAAATATAGATCTTGTAATTACAGGTGAAGAAACCGAGCTTGACAAATCTATCGTCGAAGAAATTGGCGATCCGCTTATCCACATTATCCGCAATTCATGCGATCACGGAATAGAAACTCCAGAAGAAAGACAAACTTTAGGCAAACCAGAAGTCGGCAGAGTCGATCTAAAAGCTTACAATGAAGGCAATCACATCGTGATAGAAATTACAGATGATGGGCATGGCTTAGATCCTGACTTCTTGAAGCAAAAAGCGATCGAAAAGGGGCTTATTTCAGAAAAAGAAGCAGATAATATGTCTGATAAAGAGGCTTTGGGGATTATCTTTAAACCCGGATTCTCTACATCAAAAACCATTACCAATGTATCAGGGCGTGGTGTCGGAATGGATGTCGTCAAAACAAATGTCGAAAAACTCAATGGAATCATCGAGATAGATTCTGAAAAGGGCGTTGGCACGACCTTTAAGCTTAAAATTCCATTGACACTAGCCATTATGCAAACACTCCTAGTTGGCACGCAAGAGGAATATTATGCGATTCCGCTTTCATCTGTTGTCGAGACGGTGCGTATAGGGCAAGATGAAATCTACACTGTCGATGGCAAATCAGTTTTGCGCCTTCGAGATGAAGTGCTATCTTTGGTGAGATTGGCAGATATTTTTGGTGTTAGTTCTGTGCTTGAGGCTACAAGCGAGGTTTATGTTGTAATCATCGCTCTAGCGGAGCAAAAGCTTGGAATTATTGTGGATTATCTTATCGGGCAAGAAGAAGCGGTTATCAAATCGCTTGGGTATTATCTCAAAAATACACGCGGAATCGCTGGAGCGACCGTTCGAGGAGATGGCAAAATCACGCTTATTGTCGATGTCGCAGCGATGATTGATATGGCAAAAGAGATAAAAGTCAGTATCAATAAAATGATGGAAGAAGCCCAAAATACAAAAGTCAAAAGTTCGCCAGCTGATTATGTGGTTTTGGCAATCGATGATAGCAATACCGATAGAGCGATCATGAAAAAATGCCTCAAAACACTTGGCGTTACAATCCTTGAAGCAAGCAATGGATTGGAAGGATTAGAAATTGTCAAAAACAGCGATAAACCTATTGATGCGGTTTTGGTTGATATTGAAATGCCTAAAATGGACGGCTATACCTTTGCTTCTGAAGTGCGAAAATACAATAAATTTAAAAGCCTTCCATTAATCGCAGTAACAAGTAGAACAAGCAAAACAGATAGAATGCGTGGCGTAGAATCTGGTATGACTGAATATATCACAAAGCCCTACACTCCTGAATATCTCATCAATGTCGTAAAAAGAAATATAAACCTTGTAACTGGAGAATAA
- a CDS encoding chemotaxis protein CheV: MADTPNQQLNIYNEIALIDFRIFEKRDNESYEGVYGVNVVKVRGIMDWSDELSEVPASPDYVLGLLDLRGTIIPVVDLPKWLNIEPDDKQHRRKIIISEFNNVEIGFVIHEVKRIRHINWKNIEAARFSSSNIIERGKITGTTRIEDGRTLLILDLESIIDELDFYKQKADSIVNIVEGQQKFSGLALVLEDSNVARKRIIKNLHAMGFEVIEAINGEEGKQKLEELYDIYGKDLQSHLKIIVSDIEMPKMDGFHFASEVKKDPRFAKIPLLFNSSICDENSIEKSKKVGSDGYIVKFDPDLFYKEIKKLLS; this comes from the coding sequence ATGGCTGATACTCCCAATCAACAATTAAATATCTATAACGAAATCGCCTTGATTGACTTTAGAATCTTTGAAAAACGAGACAATGAAAGTTATGAGGGCGTGTATGGGGTAAATGTTGTTAAAGTGCGCGGTATTATGGATTGGTCAGATGAGCTATCAGAAGTGCCAGCAAGTCCGGATTATGTGCTTGGTTTGCTTGATTTAAGAGGCACGATTATACCTGTTGTTGATCTACCAAAATGGCTCAATATCGAGCCTGATGACAAACAGCACAGACGTAAAATCATCATATCAGAATTCAATAATGTCGAAATTGGTTTTGTTATCCATGAAGTGAAGAGAATTAGACATATTAATTGGAAAAATATTGAAGCTGCGAGATTTAGCTCCTCAAACATCATAGAAAGGGGAAAAATCACAGGAACAACGCGTATCGAAGACGGAAGGACATTGCTTATTTTGGATTTGGAGAGCATAATTGATGAGCTTGATTTCTATAAGCAAAAAGCAGATTCTATCGTCAATATTGTCGAAGGACAGCAAAAATTCAGTGGATTAGCCCTTGTGCTTGAAGATAGTAATGTCGCACGAAAAAGAATAATCAAAAATCTACACGCTATGGGATTTGAAGTTATCGAGGCGATAAATGGTGAGGAAGGAAAGCAAAAACTTGAAGAGTTGTATGACATATATGGCAAAGATCTTCAATCACACCTAAAAATCATCGTCTCTGATATAGAAATGCCAAAAATGGACGGATTCCACTTTGCAAGTGAAGTCAAAAAAGATCCCAGATTTGCCAAAATTCCTCTATTATTTAACTCTTCTATATGTGATGAAAATAGTATAGAAAAAAGCAAAAAAGTTGGAAGCGATGGCTATATTGTCAAATTTGATCCTGATCTTTTCTACAAAGAAATCAAAAAACTTTTAAGTTAG
- the purL gene encoding phosphoribosylformylglycinamidine synthase subunit PurL: MSFVITDMNEALKKHKLSSQDYDEIFKILGREPNLVELGVFSAMWSEHCSYKSSRIYLKGFPVSAPWVIQGPGENAGVIDISGGYAAVFKVESHNHPSFIEPHAGAATGVGGIMRDIFTMGARPVASLDSIRFGEIWRDDAIGKKHKYLLRGVVEGIGSYGNCMGVPTIGGESSFEQCYNGNILVNAFCLGIAKSDEIFYGRADGVGNLVIYVGSKTGRDGLGGAVMSSDSFTQDSKALRPTVQVGDPFTEKLLLEACLELFHQNLIVGIQDMGAAGLTSSSFEMADRSGSGMKLYLDKVPMRESGMNAYELMLSESQERMLICAKRESYEEIKKIFDKWELNCAVIGEVSDSGAMELYWEEERVGFIPIKPIVANAPVLNRPTKKPAYLDSVSKQHYTQSPLSQQEMFKKLLGSIDICDKEWIYSQYDSSVQTNTIIESGQGDASAIRVKENGVALAMSIYSPIRYCYLNPQEGAKIAVATAGRKCITRGARPLAISDCLNFGSPENPEVMWQFKEVCEGIKLASKALDMPVVSGNVSLYNQTEGIDIYPTPTIAAVGINNDATKIIDSAFKVAGNCVVLLGRIDDGLDGSVLQKVLYGINGGNVPAIDLEAELRLWNLTLEAIEKNIIISSKEVGNGGLAITLAKMALFGNIGIRAKNLRVAIAPLTPSQTQKNLESKTPESKEYIFAQSQSCIVAEVAKDNCESLKTMAKDAGIPFAILGEIGGDRLCIDEIDLSLAELREIFYTSFSHYIH, translated from the coding sequence ATGTCATTTGTCATCACAGATATGAATGAAGCCCTCAAAAAGCACAAACTCTCATCACAAGATTATGATGAGATATTTAAGATTCTAGGCAGAGAGCCTAATTTGGTTGAGTTGGGGGTTTTTTCAGCTATGTGGAGTGAGCATTGTAGCTATAAATCAAGCAGAATCTACCTCAAAGGCTTTCCTGTGAGTGCGCCTTGGGTCATACAAGGTCCGGGCGAAAACGCAGGTGTCATCGATATAAGTGGCGGTTATGCCGCAGTATTTAAGGTAGAATCTCACAATCACCCAAGCTTTATTGAGCCTCACGCAGGAGCGGCTACGGGAGTTGGTGGGATTATGCGAGATATTTTTACTATGGGTGCGCGCCCTGTGGCGAGTTTGGATTCTATTCGATTTGGTGAGATTTGGCGCGATGATGCCATAGGCAAAAAACACAAATACTTACTTCGTGGCGTTGTAGAGGGGATAGGGAGTTATGGAAATTGTATGGGTGTGCCAACTATCGGGGGTGAGAGTAGTTTTGAGCAATGCTATAACGGCAATATTTTAGTCAATGCGTTTTGTCTAGGCATAGCCAAAAGTGATGAGATATTCTATGGCAGGGCTGATGGCGTTGGCAATCTTGTGATTTATGTAGGAAGTAAAACCGGAAGAGATGGCTTAGGTGGGGCAGTGATGAGCTCTGATAGCTTTACTCAAGATTCTAAAGCATTGCGTCCGACCGTGCAAGTGGGCGATCCTTTTACCGAGAAGCTTTTGCTTGAAGCATGCTTGGAGTTATTCCATCAGAATCTTATCGTAGGCATTCAAGATATGGGCGCGGCTGGGCTTACGAGCTCTAGCTTTGAAATGGCAGATAGAAGCGGAAGTGGAATGAAGCTCTATCTTGATAAAGTGCCTATGCGCGAAAGCGGAATGAATGCGTATGAATTAATGCTTAGCGAATCACAAGAGCGAATGCTTATCTGCGCAAAGAGAGAATCCTATGAGGAGATTAAAAAGATTTTTGATAAATGGGAGCTGAATTGCGCTGTGATAGGCGAGGTGAGCGATAGTGGAGCAATGGAGCTATATTGGGAAGAGGAGCGAGTAGGGTTTATACCTATTAAGCCGATTGTTGCAAACGCGCCTGTTTTAAATCGCCCAACCAAAAAGCCTGCGTATTTAGATTCTGTATCTAAGCAGCATTACACACAAAGCCCATTAAGCCAGCAAGAAATGTTTAAAAAACTGCTAGGAAGTATTGATATTTGCGATAAAGAATGGATTTATTCTCAATATGATAGCTCTGTGCAGACAAATACAATCATTGAAAGCGGGCAGGGCGATGCAAGTGCGATACGAGTAAAAGAAAATGGTGTAGCCCTTGCGATGAGTATTTATTCGCCTATTCGTTATTGTTATCTCAATCCGCAAGAAGGCGCAAAAATCGCCGTAGCGACAGCTGGGAGGAAGTGTATCACACGAGGCGCGCGCCCTTTGGCAATTAGCGATTGTCTAAATTTTGGCAGTCCGGAGAATCCAGAAGTGATGTGGCAGTTTAAAGAAGTATGCGAGGGTATAAAGCTAGCTTCAAAAGCACTTGATATGCCTGTGGTGAGTGGTAATGTCTCATTATATAACCAAACAGAAGGCATAGATATTTATCCGACGCCAACCATAGCAGCTGTGGGGATTAATAATGATGCGACAAAGATTATAGATTCTGCATTCAAAGTGGCGGGAAATTGTGTTGTTTTGCTAGGACGGATTGATGATGGGCTTGATGGGAGTGTGCTACAAAAAGTGCTATATGGAATAAATGGAGGCAATGTGCCTGCGATTGATTTAGAAGCTGAGCTTAGACTTTGGAATCTCACTTTAGAAGCCATTGAAAAAAATATCATTATCTCATCAAAAGAAGTTGGCAATGGTGGATTGGCTATCACGCTTGCAAAAATGGCACTTTTTGGCAATATAGGAATCCGCGCAAAAAATCTCCGTGTAGCCATAGCTCCATTAACTCCATCTCAAACCCAAAAAAATCTAGAATCTAAAACCCCAGAATCTAAAGAATATATTTTTGCGCAATCTCAAAGCTGCATTGTCGCAGAAGTCGCCAAAGATAATTGCGAAAGCCTCAAAACAATGGCAAAAGATGCAGGCATTCCTTTTGCGATTTTGGGGGAAATTGGCGGTGATAGGCTCTGTATCGATGAGATAGATCTAAGCCTTGCAGAATTGAGAGAGATTTTTTATACAAGTTTTAGTCATTATATACATTAG
- the glmU gene encoding bifunctional UDP-N-acetylglucosamine diphosphorylase/glucosamine-1-phosphate N-acetyltransferase GlmU has protein sequence MDFSVIILAAGAGTRMRSTQPKVLHKICGKSMIDLILDSALKASDDVHVILYHQKDIIQHHITEIFGTRQITIHTQDHQKYPGTGGALLDSSGTMIETKHQRVVILNGDMPLIQSQTIQAIANIDAKAVLSIIQMPNPQGYGRVIFADSNQESIAKVIEQKDCSTKELQINIVNAGIYAFDVGILAKNLPLLQNNNAQKEFYLTDIIGLCVESGIRIAPFYGDKDEFIGVNSKNELALAQDIKLKLLRDKAMASGVIMHIPQSIYIEEDVEFEGECEIENGVRICGKSKIVDSVIKAHSVIKESVIISSDIGPMAHIRPKSHIQNTHIGNFVETKAATLSGVKAGHLSYLGDCEIQNGSNVGAGVITCNYDGKQKHKTFIGENVFIGSDTQLVAPVIVQSNSIIAAGSTITSDVPSGSLAISRTKQQNKAGFFSRFFAKNTKNPQ, from the coding sequence ATGGATTTTTCAGTCATTATATTAGCTGCAGGTGCAGGCACGCGAATGCGCTCTACGCAACCAAAGGTTTTGCACAAAATCTGCGGAAAATCTATGATTGATTTGATTTTAGATTCTGCTCTCAAAGCTAGTGATGATGTGCATGTCATTTTGTATCACCAAAAAGACATAATCCAACACCATATCACTGAAATTTTTGGCACTCGCCAAATCACCATACACACGCAAGATCACCAAAAATACCCCGGCACAGGTGGCGCGCTTTTGGATTCTAGTGGGACGATGATTGAGACAAAGCATCAAAGAGTTGTAATCCTCAATGGTGATATGCCCCTTATACAATCCCAAACTATACAAGCTATTGCTAATATAGACGCAAAGGCGGTTTTAAGTATCATACAAATGCCAAATCCTCAAGGCTATGGTCGCGTGATTTTTGCAGATTCTAATCAAGAATCTATCGCTAAAGTCATCGAGCAAAAAGACTGCTCTACCAAAGAGCTTCAAATCAATATAGTCAATGCCGGAATCTACGCATTTGATGTGGGAATTCTTGCCAAAAATCTTCCATTGCTTCAAAACAATAACGCCCAAAAAGAATTTTATCTTACAGATATTATTGGGCTTTGTGTTGAGAGTGGCATTCGTATCGCTCCATTTTATGGAGATAAAGATGAGTTTATAGGTGTAAATTCTAAAAATGAGCTTGCCCTTGCCCAAGACATCAAACTCAAACTTTTGCGCGACAAAGCTATGGCAAGCGGTGTGATTATGCATATTCCACAAAGTATTTATATCGAGGAAGATGTTGAGTTTGAAGGAGAGTGTGAGATCGAAAATGGAGTGAGAATCTGTGGCAAAAGCAAGATTGTAGATTCTGTGATTAAAGCTCATAGCGTGATTAAAGAGAGCGTAATCATATCAAGCGATATAGGTCCTATGGCGCATATCCGCCCAAAAAGCCATATCCAAAACACACATATTGGTAATTTTGTCGAGACAAAAGCTGCTACTCTTTCTGGCGTGAAAGCCGGGCATTTGAGCTATCTTGGGGATTGTGAGATCCAAAATGGAAGCAATGTCGGGGCTGGCGTTATCACTTGCAATTATGATGGCAAACAAAAACACAAAACATTCATTGGTGAAAATGTATTTATAGGAAGCGATACGCAGCTTGTAGCACCTGTGATAGTCCAATCAAATAGCATAATTGCCGCAGGCTCGACGATCACTTCAGATGTGCCAAGCGGAAGTTTGGCGATTTCTAGGACAAAGCAGCAGAATAAGGCTGGATTTTTTTCTAGGTTTTTTGCCAAAAACACTAAAAATCCTCAATAA
- a CDS encoding tRNA dihydrouridine synthase has protein sequence MTLDLKKDFKNVLFLAPLAGYTDLPFRSVVKKFGVDITVSEMISSHALAYQSAKTLKMIEKSQNENPYSVQVAGSKPEILKKAIEILNTQNGIDIVDFNCGCPAPKVANHGNGSGLLKDLPHLVKMLHIIKNTTNKPYTSVKVRLGFDRKIPLEIANALNDAPIDFVVVHGRTRSDGYKKERIDYDSIAQMKHILQKPLIANGEIDSAKKAQCVLARTGADGVMIGRAALSSPWIFWQIKNNTDELPPIIKKELVLEHFDKMVEFYGTRGVVMFRKNLHAYAKGHTNASEFRNIVNSLVDSAEMRKRIEEFFGEEEIKWNLDCIVELNKRSV, from the coding sequence ATGACTTTGGATTTAAAAAAAGATTTTAAAAATGTTTTGTTTCTTGCGCCATTAGCTGGATATACGGATTTGCCATTTCGAAGTGTGGTGAAAAAATTTGGCGTGGATATAACCGTGAGTGAAATGATAAGCTCGCACGCACTTGCCTATCAAAGTGCCAAAACCCTAAAGATGATAGAAAAATCACAAAACGAGAATCCATATTCTGTGCAAGTGGCAGGATCAAAGCCAGAGATTCTTAAAAAAGCCATTGAGATTCTCAATACCCAAAATGGCATTGATATTGTAGATTTTAATTGTGGTTGTCCGGCTCCAAAAGTCGCAAATCACGGCAATGGAAGCGGGCTTTTGAAAGATTTGCCACATTTGGTAAAAATGCTCCATATCATCAAAAATACGACAAATAAGCCATATACAAGCGTAAAAGTGCGGTTAGGCTTTGATCGTAAGATTCCGCTTGAGATAGCAAATGCGCTCAATGACGCGCCCATTGATTTTGTCGTCGTGCATGGAAGGACGCGAAGCGATGGATACAAAAAAGAGCGGATTGATTATGATTCCATAGCGCAGATGAAACATATCTTGCAGAAGCCATTGATTGCAAATGGCGAGATAGATTCTGCCAAAAAAGCGCAGTGTGTATTAGCGCGCACAGGGGCTGATGGGGTGATGATAGGTAGGGCAGCATTATCAAGTCCGTGGATTTTTTGGCAGATCAAAAACAATACTGATGAATTGCCACCAATCATCAAAAAAGAGCTTGTGCTCGAGCATTTTGATAAAATGGTAGAATTTTATGGCACAAGGGGAGTTGTGATGTTTCGTAAAAATCTCCATGCGTATGCTAAGGGGCATACAAATGCAAGTGAGTTTCGAAATATTGTCAATAGCTTGGTGGATTCTGCTGAGATGAGGAAGCGGATTGAGGAATTTTTCGGTGAGGAAGAAATCAAGTGGAATCTTGATTGTATCGTAGAATTAAATAAGAGAAGCGTATGA